DNA sequence from the Sulfuricurvum sp. genome:
CATACCGATATTAGTGCATCATATACAATATGGGATTTTGGACGGACGAGAGATCGTTACCATGCATCTTTGAGCAGTGAAGAGGAATCCGGCGCCAATAAAGAGACGATTCAAAATGCTCTGATTGAGCAGGTATGGTTTCAGTATTACTCTTTGGGGTATATCGCTTCGGTGATTGATACCGCAGAAATATCGGTTCGTTTTTATCAGGCACAGCTCAATCAAGCAACAGGTATGCGTCAGGCGGGATTGAAAACAATAGCGGATGAATCACGTTTCAAAGCCTCATTAATGGAAGCTGAAGAGCGTCTTAGAGCTGCCCATGCCGCCTGGGATAAAACACAAAATGCCTTAGGACTTCTGATCGGAAGCGAGGAGAAGTTTACGATCGATAACAATGATTTGAAAAAGCGCGCTTTAGAGATACCATCGATAGCACAGAGTGAAAACCTCCGAGCGGATATGAGTGCTTCTAACCCTCAACTCGCTGCGCTAAGAGCTAAGATAGAGCGATCCAAAGCTCTGTTTGATGCCCAAAATAAAGAAGCTTACGGGACGGTATCGATTGTAGGTTCTTACGGATATGACAACTCTCTCTCCTCCTATGACAGTTCTCAACTCGGAATTAGAGGGACCATTCCCCTCTATGATGGGGGAAAATTATCGGCAGATGCGGAAAAAAGCAAAATTGCTTTGGATATTGCACGTAAAGAGTTTGAGAGCGCCGAAAAAGCTCTGTGGCAAGAGTTGTACAGTTCTTATCGTGATTTTAACCGTGCCGATGAGACAATCGCCGCCAAAGACGGAGTGATCGATGCAAACCAAAAGGCATTGGCGCTATCGGAAGGTCGGTATGCACAAGGTTTGGCAACCTATGTGGATATTTTGGAATCGCAAAATGCGTTAGACAATGCCCGTAATGAGTATGCGGAAGCCAATTTTCTGAAAATACAAGCTTGGGCGCACATACAGCGTTTATTGAATAAAGGGTGTGAAAATGATGTTTGCAAACATTAAGCCGGTACTGATTGGTATCGGTGCTGCGGTTATCCTCGGAGGCTTGGGTTATAACAAGGTATATCTTCCTAAAGTGACGTATGACTCGGTGTTCCCGAAAGAGGGGAATCTGACCGAAAATGTCAACGGAGTCGGAACACTGGAAGCCAAAGAGGTTATTCTTCTCGCTCCCAAAAGTACCTCAAAAATTGGGGCACTCTATGCTGATGAGGGGGATCGTGTCAAGAAGGGGGCTGTATTGGCTCGAATGGAGCTCTCCGATTTGGCTGGAAGTAAAATCGAAAGTGCGGCCCTTATCGATAAAAGCCGCGCGCAAATGGGTTCTCAAAAGGCCCTTATCGATGATTTAACGGCCAAAAAAGAGTTGAGCGATGCAACTTTGAAGCGTTATCGCACTCTAATAAAGGGAGGCTTTGTGACGCAGGCTGAGCTCGATGGTGCTGAGGCGCAAGCCCGTAGTGCCAATGCTCTCTTAGCGAGTGCACAGGAGAATTTGGCGCAGTCGGTGCATGAGGTACAAAGGGCAGAGGGATCGTTAAGTGCACTCAATGCTAAAATCAATGATCTCTCCCTCTCTTCCCCAATCGACGGGATTGTGGTTTCTCGCGAAGCGGAAGTCGGAAGTACGGTGGGTGCAGGGATGGCGGTACTACGAATCGCAAATCCTAAGACAGTGTGGATAAAAGCGTATATTGATGAGCGCCAAAGCGGGTTACTGCGGGTAGGGCAAAAGGGCTTTGTTACCCTTCGTTCGACCCATGAGCGCAAATGGCCGGCGGTTGTAAGCCGAATAGGTGTCGAGAGCGATCGAATAACGGAAGAGCGTGTTGTTTATCTCACACTGCAGGAGACGCCTGAACCGTTATATCTTGCCGAACAAGCCGAAGTGGAGATACTTATCGCCCATTATACTAATGCTCTGATTCTCCCCGCCGATGCCGTCGTTTACAATGAGGATAAAGCGGGCGTTTGGATGTCGGATAACGGCAAAGCGGTTTTCCATCCGGTACAGGTTCTCGGACATAACAGTGATGGCGATGTGGCCATTTCCGGACTGGAGAAAGGGGACCGTGTCATTGTGACCGGAAACCGTCCCCTGAAAACAGGAGACAAGGTTCGTCTATGATCAATCTGGCACAGCGTGATATTTCCCATTCTCTGGGAAAATTCATTACGACCGCATTAGGTGTAGGGATGCTGATCGGGGTTATGCTGATTATGCTCGGAGTCTATCGCGGAATGGTGCATGACGCGATGATCATCCCCAATGATCTGAAGGGCGATTTGTGGGTTGTCCAAAAAGATACATTGGGACCATTTGCTGAAAGCTCCCGTCTGCATGAAGATCTTAAATACGCGTTGAGCGGATTTACAGGAGTTGAAAAGGTTTATCCACTCACATTTCAGAGTCTTCAGATCATTCAAAATAAAAAGCCGATACGGGTATATGCACTGGGGTATGAATCATTAAGCGGTTTTACCCCTTTTCGTCTTGTCGAGGGGAGAGCAATATCGATTGCCCATCAGGAAATCATTGTTGATAGTAAAACCGGATTTAAACTCGGTGATTCCATCTCTTTGGGGCGCAATACCTATAGGGTTGTCGGTCTTACCAAAAAAGCGGTCTCCTCAGGAGGGGATCCGATGATTTATCTGGATCTCTCCGAAGCGCAGGAACTGCAGTTTCTGTTTAGCAATGAACAAATCCGCAATGACCGTTTTCGCGGTGGAGAATCATCCGCGACCGCTATGGTCAACACCTTTGTCTTAAAGGTTAAAAAGGGATTTGACCCTATAGCGGTTGCGCAAGAAATAAAGCGGTGGAAACATCAGGAAGTCTATACCCAAGAAGAACAGGCCGCGATTCTTACGACGAATTTGATTGAACGTTCTGCGAAGCAGATAGGGATGTTTACCGTTATTTTGCTCATCGTTTCCTCGGTTATTATCTCACTTATCATTTATACGATGACCATGGGGAAAATAAAAGAGATCGCTATTTTGAAACTGATCGGCGCCCCCAACAGTGTCATTACTAAAATGATTGGACAGCAATCGCTGCTTCTGGGGGGGATCGCTTTTATCGGCGGGAATATTTTTGCCCATGCGAGTGCCGATATCTTTCCGAAGACGATTGTCCTTTTCTATTCGGATGCGGCCAAACTTTTTGTTATAGTTATCATCATCAGTATACTGGCTTCTCTTTCAGGAATACGTTCGGCACTGCATGTTGATCCAGCCAGTGCGATCGGGGGATAAATGAAACGCTCTATTATACGATTGGAAGAGATTCATAAAACCTACGGAAGCGGAGAGAGTGCCGTCACAGCGATCAAAGAGGCCAATTTTGAAGTTTATTCGGGTGAAACGGTCGCATTGCTCGGTCCCAGCGGCTCCGGGAAAACTACACTGATTACGATGATCGGATGCATTACGGAACCCACCGGCGGGAAGCTGTTTTTGGATAATGAGCTGATATATGATCAAAAATGGCAGGTCAAGGATACTCGACGGATACGTCGTGAAAATATCGGCTTTATTTTTCAATCGCACAATCTGATACCGTTTCTAAATGTTTTGGAAAATGTGACATTGGTTCCGCAAATGAATAAAATTTCCAAAAACAAGGCCGATACGCACGCAAAAGAACTCTTGGATTATTTAGGAGTAGGGGATAAACTAGAGAAAATGCCCTCTCAGCTCTCGGGGGGACAGAGCCAGCGTGTGGCGATCGCCCGTTCGTTGGCGAATAACCCCAAAATAATTTTAGCGGACGAGCCCACTGCAGCCTTGGACTCCGAACGGGCGTTGTCGGTTATGCAGCTACTGAAAAAACTCTCTATCGAGCAGGATGTCGCGATTATTGTCGTTACCCATGATGAACGGATGCTGCCGTTGTTTGACCGGATTTTACGTGTTGAAGACGGACGGGTTTATGAAGAGACAAAAGAGAGATGAAATAGTTTGAATAAAAATTCTATACATCATGTCAGAAAAAATCTACTAGAGCGTTTCACAGAGAGTGTAATTCCTGGAATAGGAGCCTTTTTTGGGCTCTCTTTTATCGGTTTAATTGCGCAATCGGTTCATCAGATGCTCATTATCGCCCCATTTGGGGCGACGGCTGTTCTCCTATTTAGTGCACCTGAGAGTCAGTTTTCAAAACCGTGGAATGTATTTATGAGCTATATAATCTCAGCGATCATCGGTTTTTTAATTTTGCGTTACAGTAACGGTCAATGGCTGGCAATCGGCGGAGGATTTGGGATTGTTATTATGCTGATGCATCTCTTCAAAGCAATCCATCCACCCGCCGGAGCCAATTTCTTGATCGTTACGCAGGGACATATTTCCTTTTATTTATTGTGGCCGCTTTTTATAGGTCTAATAACGTTGGTTATTATCGGAATTGGCTTGCACAAAATACGAAAAAAAATTACACTCCGCTAAAGGATACAAGAGTTATTTCTTACCAAAAATAAGAGTTTTTCCGTATCGTCCGCCCCAGACAATAAATAAAAGAATCCATCCGCATGCTGCCGCATCAAATAGCCAAGGATGTGAACCTCCGAATGCAGTGTCTACAGAGAGTGCAAAGCGTGCGAGGATAACAACTTGAGTCCACCAAAACAACACTATGGACACTTTGTCCGCTTCCGGAGATTGTCCGGAGTGTCCGAGCGTGACGCGTGTACCAAACCCGATCAGTATGGTGGTTAAAAAACCTAATGCCAGCAGATGGATCTCAGCAAATAAGAAACTCATATTGTAAACCATTTCGATAATTTGGATTAAAGACCCGATCAAAAGTCCGACCGGAAGCCAGAATAGGGCGAGATGAAGGATCCAAATAATCGCAGGTGAATTAAACGGATGGAGTTTCCATTGTAAAAACTCTCGAAGCAGGTAGAGGGACAGGAGAATACCGACAATTGCTTCTCCTGCGGTGAAGGCAATAAGGGCAAAGAGTGTTTTTACAATGAATGCACCGAATACCGCCTCGACAAAATATTTAGTTTTAGATTCATGTGAATGGCTGAAAAAGGGGATCATCCGCTGAGCGACGGAAAAAGTGAGGAAGACAAAGAAAAAATTAACAATGATGGGAGGAATCAGCGCAAACCAGTTTTGAAAATTCCAAACCAAACTGATACCGAATGCAATGATCCACAAAAGATGCGTTATCAGCGTAATACCGTGAGCTACTAATATCCAAAAAGGGTCTTGTTTGGCGGGAGATTGACCGATTTTGTATATCCAATAGAGTGCAAAAACTGCCATAGAATGAGTGAACAAGACAGTAACCATCGCAAATAAAGCCAACCATGCCGAAAGAAGTGAGCCTGCAAAAAAGAGCACTGCCCCTATTTGATAAAGCCAAATGATACGAATATAGGCCTCTTTCGGGATTGCCATCGTGGAACAAAAGCGGGGAAAAGTCGTAAATAAAAAGCCGTGAAAAAACTGAGCGAAGACCAGGAATGCGAGAGAATAGAGATGGAACTGATTTTCACTGATGCTGAGAGTAATGATCCCTTTATGAGAAAGTACAAAAAGCACCATTGATACAATGGCCCATAATAGACCGAAAACAAAAAATGGCTGATGCGGCTGGGATAGAAAATAGTTTTGTTTTGGTGGCAATGGAGTCGCCCTAAAAGTAGACATTCTGAGTTCCTTATAACGTTTATGGGAGTATATCGAATTAGGAAATATGAGGTATTGACGAAGGTCAAGAAATGATCCCCTCTGTTGAGGAGAGGAAGAGTATTTAAGAAACTTTTTTGTCTTCACAAAAATGGATTCGATCTTTGTGCTCTTGTTTTTTGCCGATGTTGAAGCTTTCGACTGGACGGTGGTAGCCCATCACACGGGTGTAAATAACACATTTAGTCCGTTTAGACAAATGTGTATATAAGATGGTTTCTATTTTCATGGTATATCCTTATTTGATTAATTATGCACCCGGAAGATCCATACGGTGCTCAATGGAATAGGTAAAGGTTGGTGTTGTCAATCCGGTAATCTGGGTAACGTATTCTCCAGTTTTAGCGTTAAACACCAATATTCTGCCGCAGGTCCAATCGGAAATGTACATGTGTTCTCCATGTGCTGAAGGTTCTCCATGGAGTAATCGAGGAGTGATAAGTTCGCCTTTCTCATTTTTCACAGCGCCAATGTTCCACTCTTTAATTACTTTGAGATTACTTGGATCGATGAGTTGAACCATCCCCTCTTTGGTAGCTTGAATAATACGTCCAGTCATCAATGTTTCTTTGTTAACGAGATCTACTCGGTTGTAATTGTCTTCACCGCCGATCACATTATCCGCCCATAAAAATGGCGTATGTTCGTTGGTTCCGATAAAAAGTCCACCGCCCGCTGTTTTGGTATGTTTCAATACATGCCATTGATTATCCCAAATGGTGACATCTCCTACGTTCATGTTGACCGTTGCGTGGAGCTGTTTGCCGAGTTTTTCGTTATACCAACTTGAACCTTGTCCCGGATGCGGTTTACTTCCTGGTCCAGTGTAGACTTTATCTGTCAATGTTTTGGTTTTGAAATCGACAATTCCCATAACATCGCTCCCTTGTGAAGCAATCATATAGTAGCGTCCTACCTCTTCACCTTCGTTCAAAAAGGCATCATGCAATATTCTGCCGATTTTTGGAATGTCGCCGACAATAGGAAAGTCCGGTTTACTGTAGTCGACAATATAAACATGTCCTGCATCTTTAAGAGCAAACGCAATATAAGGACCGTACGGAGTATCGGCAATCGATGCAACACGAGAAGATCCGATTTTTCCATCCATATCTTCTACTTTATCGGTTGCATAGACTTTTAGCGGTTTAAGGGTCATAGCATCCAAAAGTACAGCACCGCCTGGAACATAGTTTCCTGCCATCAAATAACGTCCATCTGGAGTACACGCGAGTCCGCGGCTATCACTTCCTACCCGTATTTTAGCGATCATCGGCTGCCCCGGTGCATTGAGATCAAACATGTTGACCCATCCGTCACGGCTGATATTGTAGACATAACGAGGAATACGTTTATTGACGACAGTAACGTGGGTTGCAAAACCGGAACTGTGTTTTGAGAGGACTTTATTGGTTGTACCATCAATAAAGCCAACTTTAGATGCATCGCGTTCGGTAAATACCACTATGTCTTGAACGCTTTTCACATCGGTCGGTTTTGGGTATTTTTTATATAATTCTTCACGGTCTTCGAGGACTTGATAGGTCGCAGCAACATCTTCAAGGGTAAGTTTGGTTAACTGTTTTGCTTCATATTTTAATAGATATTGGACCATTTTATCGGCATCATCACTAGTAAATTTACTTTTGAACGAAGGCATTGCAGTACCGGCTCTACCGCTTAGTATCGTATCCCTGAGGAAATAATCCCCTTTTTTTCCAATTGCTTTGGGATCAAGTGAACTTCCTACACCGCCTTCATGATTAGGCCCATGACAACCTTGGCACTCTTTTTCAAACATTTGGGCAACATCCATTTTTGAATCTCCCGCCATGAGCGGAAGGGTCGCAAAAATAGCGCCCGCAAGGGTTATACCAAGAACTTTTTTCATTTGTCACTCCTTGTACTTCTTAAATATGGATAATGTATACACTTTATTGATTTTATGATAAAGCTTTTAGATACCCATCTGAGTTAGTGTACTCGAAAAGGGTCCGAAGCTCCATTGATATAAATCAAATTTTGAAAACTTTTAAGTAAAGAGCTCTTTTAATCCCTCCCGATTTAATATGGTGAAGTTTTTTCCTTCATCGCTGATAAGCCCGAGAATTTTGATTTTTTTAAAAGAGCGTGAAAGCGTTTCAGGAGTAAGTCCCAGAATCGTTGCAATTTTATGTCGTCTGGTCGAATCAGAAATATCCCCATTTTCATATAGGAATTTCGCTACACGGGACGTTGCATCCAGAGCCAGTCGCGTTGTAATAATATTTTCGAGGTATTTTAGTTTTTGTGTCAGGGATTTTATCAATTCAAAAGATATCGTAGGATTCTTCAAAAAATCACGTTCAAAAAGGGGGTAATCTATTTCAAATACATATCCATCTGTTTGAAACTCGGCGGTTGCAGGAAACGGTATGTGGTAGAGATTTGCCATTTCTGCAACCAGGGAGACAGGATAAAAATAGTGAAGAACAATTTCATTTTCTTTCATATCGGTTTTGTAGGCTTTGATGATACCTTTAATTAAAATATAGAGTTTTTCTGAGGAAGAACCTTCATAAAATAGAGTTTGACCACTTTGATATTCTCGAAATTTTCCAATCGATGCCAACCGAGCTAAATCATCTTCATTGAGATGAGAAAAAAGAAAGATATTTTTTAATTCTTCCACCATTGCATGCTCCTTTTTCCGGTTTTATTTAATATTTATTTGAAAATAGCGAGTGTTAAAGTTTCAAATTAATTTGAGCAAACCATGCCCGACTTTCTGCTTTTTCATAACTGTAATATTCTATATTCAGAATGTTTGTGATCGCAAGATTAAGATCAATATTTTTATTAATCCTGTATCCGATTTTACTATTAAAGATTCCGACACTGTCGATAGAACCATATACATTGGAGACTGTATCGCTGTTATCGGAATTATTGTAGATTTTGGATTGATAGTTGTAATTGAGCAAAGCATAAAATTGCTGGTTATCATAACTGAGAGAGACATTGGCCATATTCTCAGGTATACCGGCAAAACGTTTACCGATTAAAGCAGGTTCGATGGAATCTTCTAAAATTTTGGTATAGGTTTTGGTATAGTTGGTATTGAGAGCAAAATCGTATTTTAGCGGTTGGGTATAGGCAAGCTCATAGCCTTGGCTTCTGGCTTTACCGACGTTAATCCGTTCATAATAACTTTTCCCGCCGATAAGAACAGGCGGTTTTGTCGAGATCATGTTTTCAATAATCGTATGAAACCAATAGGCTTTAAAAAGGCCGTTTAGTGGTGTTTTTTGCTCTGCTCCAAAATCATAAGATTCGCTTCGTTCAGGAGTTAGATCAGGATTTGCCATATAGACACGATTGATAGCGGCGATCTCGTATGTCCGATATAGATTGACCGGATCGGGTGCTCGAAATGCTTTCCCCCATGATGTTTTGAGAGTCGTATTCTCTCTTGCTTGATAATTAAGGGATACTTTTGGAGAAAAGTTATCCGTATGTTTGGTAGGGTAAGTTTGATTGAGCGTCATATTGGAAGCATTCGCATCGGAAACATACCCATCATATCCGCTCCATGACTCGAATCGTCCACCAATATTAGTCGAAAGTGTATCGGTAATATCACTTTGAATTTCAGCAAAACCTGCAATAATAAGTTCTTTTCCACCGGAACTCGACGTCATGAGTGTTTTTGAGTCTTCATCTCTCCAATCTAATAGCGTATCGGTGTCTGAAACTGACGTGTTACGTTTGAATTCTCCCCCTAAAAGCAGTAATGAATTCCCCATAGCTTTTTGCCACGTTGCGTGGAGCATAGTATTTTGTGCTTCTCTTGGGGTTATGGTACCGCTACCTCCGTTTTGTGTTGCCGTTGTGCCTGCAGAGGAATACCAATCTCGTACGGACAACAGTGAATAGCGGATATCAAAAGTGGAGTCAGAAAAATTATGGTGGTAATCGATAGTGTAAAGATCACTGGTTAAATCGTTTTGGCCTTGTAGAAATTTACTTTCTTTTAGCCCTGAAGATGAGGAACCCGGATACGAAAAAACTGTATTCTCAGATGAATTCTGTGTAATATAGGATTCGGGATCAGAATAATCGATATGATAATGTGACTGCCGATAAGATGCACTTAGTGTGTCTTTCGTAGTCGGTGTATAGAGCAGTTTGGTGGATAAATCGTATTTGTTAACACCGCGATTGCCGGCATTTCCGACAATCCATTGTGCCGTACTTGGTATTGGCGCAGATATTTCTTGGATAAACCCGCTGTAGCCTGCTTTTGGTTGGGATACTGTCACAAAATCGGATCGGTATCCATCAGAACTCAGAACTCCATAACTGATTTTAAATTTTAAATGATCAGAAATTTTATCGGCAGCCGATACGTAAATCTTGGTTACATTGGCTTGAGCTTCTCCATCGCTGAACGCATCTCCGTATCCGATGCTGGCTTTGTATTCAGGAATATCTGGCATTCGGGTAATATAATTGATAACTCCACCCATTGCACTGCTACCATAAAGGCTTGAAAACGGGCCTCGAATCACTTCTATCTGTTCCAAATCTTCAGGTAGGATAATATAGGGTGTAGATGCACTGCTCGTGTAGCTGGTATTCATAGGTATACCATCTAACAATATCATAGTACGTGATTGATCCGGAATCCCGCGAAGCACTACAGTAGGGTTGATATCCGACAACCCTCTGTGTTCTATTGCCGTAACCCCTTCTAAGCTTTTGACAACCTCTTTGAGATGGTTTGCAGGCAACATATCAATCGCTTCTTTTGATAGGACACTTACGCTTCCCGGAGCATCTTGAAGAGTAGTTTCGGTCTGGGTTGCCGAAATGATAATAGGATCTAGAGTGACTCCATCAGCCATGAGATAAGTGGCGGAAAGAAATGAAAGCATGATATATTTTTTCATGTTTGCTCCTGTCGTATGAATATGTTAGAACAGGAGTTCGTCCAAGCAGTATAGTGCTTTATCAGTGCTGACCTTAAGGAGGGTTTTATTAATCTATACTGCTCGAACCAACCCCTCATGAGGGGAGGGTGTTATTTGCCGATATGAGCTGCCAATGCAGTGATTTGAGCATCATTCAAAGAGGCAACTTGGCCTTTCATAACCGCTTTTGATGCAGCACCGTAACTTCCGTCTTTGTATCCTTTAAGGGCAGCCGTAATTTGATCTTTAGTCATGTCTTTAATGATTTTACTTTTACCCAAGGCTGATTTTTCGCCTTGTGCTCCATGGCAGACTGCACATTTTTTGAATAGATCTGCACCTTCGTCCGCCATAGAAGTACTCCATAGGCCGAATAGCACACTTACTGCGATGAACACTTTTTTCATTGTAAACTCCTACAAAAAGAATACGTCATTGTAAAGCGTTTAAGAATGAAAGTCTTTGATATAGGTCAAGTACGTAAAGTTACATAACGTTTAAGTAATACATAATCGATAATGCGTTTGGAAGAGGGGAGATTCCCCAGTGTTTCAACACCCTCACGAAATAGTTGTACATAGAAAGAGCGTGTGTATCCTGCCTGCAAAAGTGCATCCGCCATCATGATGATTTGAGATTCATTAAGAAGATCTGGGTGAAAGGTAGTTCGTACTTCAAAATCAACGGCATGCTTTTGAAGCAGGTAAAAGCTCTCCCAAAAACGGTATTCGCTTCCGCCAGCGCAGATACGGCTCATTTCAGAAGAGGGGGCTTTGTAATCGAGGGCAACATAATCCAAAAGAGATTCATTTAGCAGTGTTTGGAGTACATCAGGACGCATCGCATTGG
Encoded proteins:
- a CDS encoding anaerobic ribonucleoside-triphosphate reductase activating protein — encoded protein: MKALYDLTPFTLLDFPNIPATIFWFAGCNLRCSYCYNPEIVLGSAHIDEETALAFLTKRIGLLEGVVLSGGEATLYPNLLPFCHSIKALGYKIKLDTNAMRPDVLQTLLNESLLDYVALDYKAPSSEMSRICAGGSEYRFWESFYLLQKHAVDFEVRTTFHPDLLNESQIIMMADALLQAGYTRSFYVQLFREGVETLGNLPSSKRIIDYVLLKRYVTLRT